The genomic stretch TTAACAACAGCAAgggaaacacaaaaataaatcacaagGGGATTCCcctaaggataacagctgatctttcagtagaaactcttcaggccagaagggaagggcaggacatacttaaagtgatgaaagagagaaACCTACaatccagattactgtacccagcaaagatctcattcaaatatgaaggagaaatcaaaagctttacagacaagcaaaagctgagaaaattcagcaccaccaaaccagctcttcaacaaatgctaaaggatcttctctagacaggaaacacagataaGGTTGATAAACTCGAACATAAGGCAAGGAAGTAAACGGAAGCAGGATCCTACTTATCAATAATGACCTTAAACATAAATGGGTTGAGGGCcccaagcaaaagacaaagactggctgaagagatacaaaaacaagacccatgtatatgctgtctacaagagatccacctTAAtgctagggacacatacagactaaaagggaagggctggaaaaagatatttcatgcaaatggaaatgaaaagaaagcaggagtagcagtaCTCACatgagataaaatagactttgaaataaaggccatgttgctgctgctgctaagtcgcttcagtcgtttccgactctgtgtgacctcatagatggcagcccaccaggctccctcatccctgagattctccaggtaagaacactggagtgggttgccatttccttctccagtgcatgaaagtgagaaatgaaagtgaagtcgctcagtcgtgtttgactctcagagacctcatggactgcagcccaccaggctcctctgtccaggattttccaggcaagagtactggagtgggctgccattgtcTTCTtcaaaggccatgaaaagagaaaaagaagggcaCTACATAGTGATCAATGGATCAATcgaagaagaagacataacatttctaaatatatatgcatccaacataggagcaccgcaatatgtaaagGAAATGATAACatgtatgaaaggggaaattaacagtaacacaataatagtgggagattttaataccccacttgCATGTATGGATaggtcaactaaacagaaaattagcaaggaaacacaaactttaactgatacaatggaccagttagacctaattgatatctatagggcatttcacccTAAAACAGTGAATTTCACCTTTCTCTCAAGTGCACAGGGGAACTTCTCCAACAtagatcacatgctgggccacaaatctagccttggtTAATTCAAAAATTTTGAAATCATTGCAAGCCTCCTTTCTGATCACAGTGTGTTAAGATttgatgtcaactacaggggggAAAAAGCGATTAAAAACACAAACGTATAGAGGCTAAACAAtgcacttctgaataaccaataaatcacagaagaaaccaaaaagaaatcaaaatatgcatagaagcaaatgaaaatgaaaacacaacacccCAGAACCTATGGAATTCAGGAAAGCGGTGATCAGGGGAAGGTTAATtacaatacaagcctacctcaagaaacaggagaaaagtcaaataaataagctaactctacacctaaagcaactagaaaaagaagaaatgaagcagcccagggttagtagaaaggaagaaataataaaaatcaggccagaaaaaatgcaaaagaaacgaAAGAGACCATAGCCCAAAtcagcaaagctaaaagctggttctttgagtagataaataaattaaatgaatcaCTAGCCAGATTCaacaagaaaagaagggagaagaatcaaatcaacaaaattagaaatgaaaatggagaaatcagaacagacaacacagaaatacaaaggatcataagagactaccatcagcaactatatgccaataaaatggacaacttggaagaaatggacaaattcttacaaAAGTACAActtcccaaaactgaaccaggaagaaataggaaatcttaacagacccatcacaagcatggaaatcgaaactgtaatcagaaatcttccagcaaacaaaagcccaggaccagatggcttcatagatgaattctaccaaaaatttagagaagagctaacacctatcctactcaaactcttccagaatattgtggaggaaggtaagcttccaaactcattctatgtggccaccatcaccctaataccaaaaccagacaaatatgccaaaaaaaatgaaaagtacaggccagtatcactgaataacatagatgcaaaaaccttaggaaaaaaaaattctaacaaacagaatccaacaacatattaaaaagatcatacatcatgaccacgTGGGcattattccagggatgcaaggattctttaatatccacaaatcaatcaatgcaatacaccacattaacaaattgaaagataagaaGCATacaattatctcaacagatgcagagaaagcccttgacaaaattcagcatccagtTATgacaaaaaccctccagaaagcaagaatagaaggagCATACTTGAACATAATAcaggctatatatgacaaacccatagcaaacattatccacaatggtgaaaaattgggggcatttcccctaaagtcaggaacaagacaagggtgcccactctcaccaccgcTATTttacatagttttgaaagttttaaccacagctatcagagaagaaaaagaaataaaaggaattcagattagaaaagaagaagtaaaactctcactgattgcagatgacacgatcctctacatagaaaaccctaaagactacaccagaaaattactagagctaatcaatgaatatagtaaagtttcaggatataatattaacatgcagaaatcccttgcatacgtatacaccaacaatgagaaaacagagaaattacggaaacaattccattcaccattgcaatgaaaagaataaaatacataggaataaatctacctaaagaaaccactggcctatatatagaaaactataaaacaccaatgaaagaaatcaaagagaacacaaatagatggagaaatataccatgttcaaaGATTGGAAGAATCAGCATAGTGAAAATGAGGATactacccaaaggaatctatagattcaatgcaaccgctatcaagctaccaacggtatttctcacagaactaaaacaaataattcacaatttgtatagaaatacaaaaccaatagccaaataaataaagccaaataaaaccgaataaaataaatcttgaaaaagaagagcgGAACTGGAgtaatcaatctgcctgacttcaggatGTACTAAAAACCtgcagtcatcaaggcagtatggtactggcaaaaagacagaaagagagatcaatggagcaaaatagaaagcccagagattaatccacgcacctatggacagcTTATCTTTGACTAAGGAGGCAatgatatacaatggagaaaagacaatctctttaaaaagtggtgctcTGAAAACCGATCAGCcagttgtaaaagaatgaaactagaacactttctagtctcctagtgctgcactcaatatgttagcaaatgtggaaaactcagcagtggccacaggactgaaaaaggtcagttttcattgcaatcccagagaaaggaaatgccaaatgctcaaactaccacacaattgcacacatctcacacgctagtaaagtaatgctcaaaattttccaagccaggctttagcaatatgatacccgtgaacttccagatatacaagttggttgtagaaaaggcagaggaaccagagatgaaattgcctacatctgatggatcatcgcaatagcaagatagttccagaaaattatctatttctgctttattgcctatgccaaagcctttgactgtgtggatcacaacaaactgtggaaaattctttaagagatgggaaaaccagaccacctgacctgcctcttgagaaacctgtatgcaggtcaggaagcagcagttagaagtggacatggaaaaacagactggttccaaattggaaaaggagtgcatcaaggctgtatatggtcaccctgtttctttaacttatgtgcagagtacatcatgagaaatgctgggctggatgaaacacaagctggaatcaagattgctgggagaaatatcaataacctcagatatgcagatgacacccccatggcagatattgaagaataactaaagaaactcttgatgaaagtgaaagaggagagtgaaaaagttggtttaatgCTCCACATGCAGAAAAGagacatcatggcatctggtcctgtcgcTTCATATCAAATAGATGGgagaagagtggaaacagtggctgacattaGATTTTGGGgtttccaaatcactgcagatgttgattgcagccatgaaattaaaagatgcttactccttggaagaaagttatgaccaacctagacagcatgttgaaaagcagagacattacttttccaacaaaggtccacccagtcaaggctatggttttcccaggggtcatgtatggatgtcagagttagactataaagaaatctgagcacagaagaattgatgcttttgaaatgtggtgttggggaagcctctggagagtcccttggactgcagggagatccaaccagtcaatcctaaaggagatcagtcctgggtgttcattggaaggattgatgttgaaactgaagctccagtactttggccacctgatgggaagaactgactctttgtaaagaccctgatgctgcgagagaatgagggcaggaggagaagtggacaagagaggatgagatggttggatggcatcaccaactcgatggacatgagtttgagtaactccaggagttggtgatgggcaaggaagcctggcatgttgcattccatggagtcacaaaaagccGGAGACAACggaccactgaactgaactgaatctctcgTCTGGGCCAGTGGCATGCCCAGACGTTCCCATGTTCCGTTTTGCGTTCCCACGAGGCTCCTTTTTTTCCCATCAGTAGGCACCCAGAAATGACTGTTCTTTTAAAACACCACTGATAACTGAGTGCACAGCTGCAGATCAATCCACGCCTCCATCAGCAGCAATGACACTGCTTCCGGGGGTGGAACCGACCACCAGATGCCCCAAATGGAACACCACATCCCCGGTGCCTTGTATCCAACCTCAGTGCTCTTTCTTGAGTAGTTACTGTTcagttttcttgtgtgtgtgtgtgatcaatCAATAAattttctctgactctttgaaacataGTGGaccccatagcctgccaggctcccctgtccatgggaatctccaagcaagaacgcaggagtgggttttcattcccttctccagggaacctacCCACCCAGGGAAGGGTCCCAGGTATCTTGTGTGACCTGCAATGGTCAACATATTCTAAACCAGTGCACCACCTGCGAAGCCTATATAACACTGCATTCTGCTAAATCCTTACCACTACCATGAACCCCCAGCAGATGAGCACTGCTTAAACACAGATTTGAGTTTTTTTCCTATGGCGGTTAGGAAAGCATAAGTTCTATTTGAACTTGTCTGACTGACCATTCCCATTGGACACATGACATGAGGTGGGAAACTCATATCACTCTATAAAActaatgaaagagaaagtgtcTCAGTCGTGgcacctttgtgaccccatggactatacagtccatggaattctacaggccagattattggagtgggtttccattgccttctctgggggaacttcccaaccaagggatcgaacccaggtttcctgcactgcaggtggattctttaccagttgagccataagggaagctcaGAGAAAATTAGTATCTGTGGTTTATTCTCTCTTCTCACCAGGGCATTTGCAGTGTTCACATCATGTGTCCTAAGCAGTTTTCTCCTGCCAGATTTTATACTCAATTTTCTACTTGGTTGAATTTACATGGTTTAAGTATTTTCCAATATGGCACGTTTCTTTACTGACACATATATGTACTAATCATTTTATTGAACATTTTAGGAATTCAGTAACATCAGCAAGAAGAGAGGAGATTTGTGGCAGGAAAGCCATGGGGCCAGTATCATGATTTcctgggagagaagaaaggacGATTTCAAGGAAAAGGTCTATAATCTTCATGTAGATGATTGTGACATATTAGTGATGCAATGCTTCTCATATTcttacttcattttcttcattaacCATGAAAAAATTTAAGACGTTGTTGAGACGATTACGATTAACATGATGCTGGTCATAGAATGAAAGAGAATATAGAAACAGTTACgggtggaaacagtgagaaattcCCTACAAGACCCTTTTCACCGGAGTCTCTCCATGTGACTGCCCTTGGGATTTGCATAGAATAACTACCGGGTGTCCATctattaaagctatggtttttccactagtcatgtatgagtgtgagagttggaatataaagaggtttgagcaccaaagtattgaagcttttcAACTGtagtattgaagaagactcttgagagtcccttggactgcaaggagatccaaacagttcTTCCTAATGGACattagtcttgaatattcattgggcagattgatgctgaagctgaaacttcaatactttggccacttgatgcgaaaaactaactcattggaaaagaccctgatgctggaaaaagattgaagttgggaggagaaagggacggcagaggatgagatggttggatggcatcacctactcgatggagatgagtttgagtaaactccgggagctggtgatggacagggaggcctggtgtgctgtagtccatggggtcccaaagtgctggacaccactgagcaaccgaAGTGAACTGAAACTAACTGTCATCAACATGGTATTGAGTCTTATGATGAGAGTCACTAAGTTACAAATGACCATGTCCATGATGTAGGAAACTATGTACTGAGTCTCCTATGCTGCTTACATCTTCTATAAATCTTCCTTACACTCATAAAGATGTGGCTGCAAGATCATTCATTCATACTGGGATTCCCCAGAGTTCACCATGTTTCACAGCTCAGGGCTTCACACAGTCTCCTTTATCTGCCAAGCATGTCACTCTAGACTAGTGTGAGTGTTTAGATACTTAAATCCGAACTATTGGAAGCCCTAGCCGTTGCCACTTGGCAAGGTGGGTGGTTTTGGgatcctatttttttaaatcaagttttattGAAATGAAGTTGATGTGCAATGTTGTCTTACTTTCAGATGCACAGCACATTGATTTATGCatacatttgttgtttttgtttagtggCCAAATCATGTCCTCCTCTTTTGTCCCTATGGTAAGTTGCCAAATTCCTCTGTCTTtggcattttctaggcaagaatctggagtggctAGTCATTACCTATTgcagaacccacgtctcctgcatcagcaggcagattctttatactgCGCTAACAAGGAATCCCTCAGTTAGTcagctgagtcgctcagtcctgtctgactctttgcgaccccatgaatcgcagcacgttaggccttcctgtccatcaccaactcccagagtttactcaaactcatgtccattgagtcagtgacgccctccggccatctcatcctcctttgaccccttctcctcctgcccccaatccctcccagcttcagggtatTTTGTACACATATGTAGGTAAATATGTACCTTTTTAGATTATTCTCTTTGCAGATGATTACAAGTCAGTCATATAGATTTCTGTGCTCCACAGCAGATTctagttgtttattttatgtttagcAGTATGTATCTCTTaaacccaaactcccaattcatccctccccccaGTTAtcactttggtaaccatattttctcttctgtgtcttgagtttgtttctgtttgtttaatAGTTCATTTGAGTTGTATTTAGTATTCCCCatgtaagggatatcatatgatatgtgtttttctctttgtttcttattgattatctctgggtccatccacgttgctgcaaatggcattatttcagtctttGTCATGGTTGAGTAATAGCCAATTGTGTATCTAGCCCATTCTCAAAGCAGTATgcccccgggggggggggggggggggaagcctTAACCTACTAAAGAAGACTCAGTGTTGTTAGGTGTCATGCTACTACTCACCCAACGGAGGTTCTCAGTTCTTATTTGGGACAGTGGTCTGCGAAAGAGAATGAATGAGGGCAAAAATGATCATTGATACGCCTCTACTTCAGATAATTATGTCATGACAAGCTGCATGAAAGATGCCTGAGGGAGCAGGGAATTTGAATCAAGCATCCTCGTGATGTATTCTCATTTCTGACACCCACTGTCCTCAGGGCTTTCTTTACCTGTATGGGCGCCatcttctgtattttcatttggAATGCCCTTTTCGTTGTTCATTTCCTCAtacttctgaatatcttcttgaCTCAAACTGTCTCCTTTGCCTGGATTTCATAGCAAACAGGGCAGAAGAGGTGTGCGTCAGAATCCTTCATTGGTTACCGAGTGTCCCCCGGCTCTTATCTGTAGTGTCCAGTGAGTCTCAGCATGACCACTTCCCTCCTCCATCACCTAAACCCTGCTCACCAGGGAATTTTCTACAGAGGTGCCCATGTGTGCATACAGGTCTTCAGATGGGTCCAAGGGGGGGTAGACTCCACATAGTTTCCATTTTCTCACGTTCCAGTTCTCACAACTACTGAGAGAACTGCAGACCATTCACCTGTGAGCTTCAGCAGCCCCGAGTCAATGCTGTCTCTAGTGGAACATCTGAGGAGGTCATGGTGGACTTAGAAACTCAGTTCTTCCCAACGCTACCTGTTCCTGTCCCCTTTGTCTACATCCTAGAATTGCGTCCCTGGGGTTTTCATGATCTCCAGTCAACGGAGTGGTTAGAGAGCAGCACTGTCTAGATGAGaataagtttgaacaaactctgggacagAGTGGaagaccaaggagcctggcatgctgcagtccatgaggtcacagagtcaggcagaacttagcgactgagcaacaatatTCACAAAATGAGGGAGAAATGATTTGAACATTCACCAAGCACTAATCTCATCACACATGGTACTGAGGGGGAAAACTCGGGCTTTGGCATCGTCAGACACCAGACACTCCCCCTACCCGGTCCCAACTTGGATTTTATATCAGAAAGGATAAAGGCACCAGGCAGTTTCCCTGTGGGATTGGCCGCGTGGCCCATGATTCACATGCCTGACCACATGCCTCTGAAGGATTCAGTATGATCCAGTGTTTTTTCCAGAGCATTAATTCAGGTGTCAGGATTTATCTTAACAATTGTGACAAAGAATAAAGCATTTGTGATGGGGATGAATGCACTCACGATCGGGCACTGTGAGTCTGCTAATCTCAATTTGAAACCTTGGTTCACGTTGGTGTCAGAATCTGGCAGCTCCAACATGTGATATTCAACAAGAATCCCATGGCCCATCCTGGGTTATTTTTGTGCACCTCCAGGATGAgtgtatctaatttttaaaaaagccacaTAGTAAGATGGCCAGTGGATACATTTGTTCAGGTTCCTGTTAGGCAACCTTTGGGCAGCTCTGACTCAGGTCACATGAAGTCTGAGTTCTCCCATGTGAGTACATGTCTGGTGCAGTGTGCCTAATAAAATGTACAATGTGTAATGTCTTCTGCTCTCAATACAAAAATACTGATAATATTAACATGACTAGTTCGCATAGAATGAGCTGCAGTACATACCGACGGCATAAGTCACTTTTGTGGTCTTCTCTCCATCAAAGTTTTGAGCATAGAATACCAACATGGTTTGTGATACGGGGATCAGTTGCACAGAATTTTTACCCATGTCTGTGACAGAGAAACATAAGTTCAAACCTCAATACAATTAACTACTTTCCTTTTCATCTGGACATCCGTTATTCTTCCCATACCTCTGATGGTGACCTTTGTCGA from Cervus elaphus chromosome X, mCerEla1.1, whole genome shotgun sequence encodes the following:
- the LOC122690842 gene encoding allergen Bos d 2-like isoform X2: MAADNKEKIEEGGPLRVYFRRFECIDNCEKLSISFILTNYDSCTLITVVAQRGEGNVYHVDYMGKNSVQLIPVSQTMLVFYAQNFDGEKTTKVTYAVGKGDSLSQEDIQKYEEMNNEKGIPNENTEDGAHTDHCPK